In Isoptericola jiangsuensis, the following proteins share a genomic window:
- a CDS encoding M12 family metallopeptidase, which produces MVQDDAATSPPTDADADAPEGPEAAGIGISDCEDATYRSSDTTMRSYLTGIQAFAVKPVEYTVIDGKGFYEGDILLGSADELEARRDEIDGARTEQSVSGTPSPTGDVAEGVVITGQRFRWPGGVVPFEVVAGLRPVVTNAIDHWRANTRIQFVERTAANAARYPNFLAFTVQDGCWSHVGMQGGRQEVSLGAGCGLGQAIHEIGHAVGLWHEQSREDRDQHVRVNWQNIQAGREHNFNQHITDGDDIGAYDFASIMHYPRTAFSRNGRPTIEPLDGQAIGQRTSLSVGDIAAVRWMYPQLETSRKWSGVQFRSTVPALRTQTFFTHSWPGYWFVEWTAVPTAPPVDGAAQIEWTVRTTRQTDRLVKYFVSVRNLAPYPVSYEARYDVLGWSRDFA; this is translated from the coding sequence ATGGTGCAGGACGACGCAGCCACCTCGCCCCCGACCGACGCGGACGCGGACGCCCCCGAGGGCCCCGAGGCCGCCGGCATCGGGATCTCGGACTGCGAGGACGCGACCTACCGCTCGTCGGACACGACGATGCGCAGCTACCTCACCGGGATCCAGGCGTTCGCCGTCAAACCGGTCGAGTACACCGTCATCGACGGCAAGGGCTTCTACGAGGGCGACATCCTCCTCGGGTCGGCGGACGAGCTGGAGGCGCGGCGGGACGAGATCGACGGCGCCCGCACCGAGCAGTCGGTCAGCGGCACGCCGTCCCCCACGGGGGACGTCGCCGAGGGCGTCGTCATCACCGGGCAGCGCTTCCGCTGGCCGGGCGGCGTCGTCCCCTTCGAGGTGGTGGCGGGCCTCCGCCCGGTGGTGACGAACGCGATCGACCACTGGCGGGCGAACACCCGGATCCAGTTCGTCGAACGGACCGCCGCCAACGCGGCCCGGTACCCGAACTTCCTGGCGTTCACCGTCCAGGACGGCTGCTGGTCGCACGTCGGCATGCAGGGCGGCCGCCAGGAGGTGTCCCTCGGGGCGGGGTGCGGGCTGGGGCAGGCGATCCACGAGATCGGTCACGCCGTCGGGCTGTGGCACGAGCAGAGCCGCGAGGACCGGGACCAGCACGTGCGGGTCAACTGGCAGAACATCCAGGCGGGCCGGGAGCACAACTTCAACCAGCACATCACCGACGGCGACGACATCGGCGCCTACGACTTCGCGTCGATCATGCACTACCCGCGCACCGCGTTCAGCCGGAACGGCCGGCCCACCATCGAGCCGCTCGACGGCCAGGCGATCGGGCAGCGCACCTCGCTGAGCGTGGGGGACATCGCCGCCGTGCGGTGGATGTACCCCCAGCTCGAGACCTCACGGAAGTGGTCGGGCGTGCAGTTCCGGTCCACCGTCCCGGCGCTGCGCACGCAGACGTTCTTCACGCACAGCTGGCCCGGGTACTGGTTCGTCGAGTGGACCGCGGTGCCGACGGCGCCCCCGGTCGACGGCGCCGCCCAGATCGAGTGGACCGTCCGCACGACGCGGCAGACGGACCGCCTCGTGAAGTACTTCGTCTCCGTCCGCAACCTCGCCCCGTACCCGGTCTCGTACGAGGCCCGCTACGACGTCCTGGGCTGGAGCCGGGACTTCGCCTGA
- a CDS encoding HAD family hydrolase, with translation MVRAVVFDVGETLIDETRIFSRWADRLGVTRGTFLGLVGACAATDRPLVDAFRLARPGIDLDAEIARWAADDPTGLRENFDADDLYPDVRPALAALRDAGLAVVVAGNQPPQARAALEAMDLPVDSIRTSDEWGIEKPAPEFFARVADLAGLPATDIAYVGDRLDNDVLPAAAAGMRPVLVRRGPWGHLHAARPDAARVEVVDSLTELPALLAP, from the coding sequence ATGGTGCGCGCGGTGGTGTTCGACGTCGGGGAGACCCTCATCGACGAGACCCGGATCTTCAGCAGGTGGGCCGACCGGCTCGGCGTCACCCGCGGCACGTTCCTCGGGCTGGTCGGCGCGTGCGCCGCCACCGACCGGCCGCTCGTCGACGCGTTCCGCCTCGCCCGCCCCGGCATCGACCTCGACGCCGAGATCGCCCGCTGGGCCGCCGACGACCCCACGGGCCTGCGCGAGAACTTCGACGCCGACGACCTCTACCCCGACGTGCGCCCCGCGCTCGCCGCGCTGCGCGACGCGGGACTCGCCGTCGTCGTCGCGGGCAACCAGCCGCCCCAGGCACGCGCCGCGCTCGAGGCCATGGACCTGCCCGTCGACTCGATCCGCACCTCCGACGAGTGGGGGATCGAGAAGCCGGCACCCGAGTTCTTCGCCCGCGTCGCCGACCTCGCCGGGCTCCCCGCGACCGACATCGCGTACGTCGGGGACCGGCTCGACAACGACGTGCTGCCCGCCGCCGCCGCCGGGATGCGCCCCGTGCTGGTCCGCCGCGGGCCGTGGGGGCACCTGCACGCCGCGCGGCCCGACGCCGCGCGCGTCGAGGTCGTCGACTCGCTGACCGAGCTGCCCGCCCTCCTGGCACCCTGA
- a CDS encoding TetR/AcrR family transcriptional regulator, translating into MVVPTPAPARDRLLDAAARLFYARGTTATGIDTIVAEAGVAKMSLYNNFGSKDDLVLAYLQARHAEWLELYAARVARAATPTDRVLAVFDAYLDHANAGYEHGFRGCGLLNAAAELPVGAPGRDAVRRHKEEVEALLAEHLRAQLAGTGEGARRGADPTADARVAAEAQALAEHLAFLLEGATSRAGLEGGPARIVRARDLARDLLAAR; encoded by the coding sequence ATGGTCGTCCCGACGCCCGCACCGGCCCGCGACCGGCTGCTCGACGCCGCCGCGCGGCTGTTCTACGCCCGCGGCACCACCGCGACCGGCATCGACACGATCGTCGCCGAGGCCGGGGTGGCGAAGATGAGCCTCTACAACAACTTCGGTTCCAAGGACGACCTCGTGCTCGCCTACCTGCAGGCGCGGCACGCCGAGTGGCTGGAGCTCTACGCGGCCCGGGTCGCCCGCGCCGCGACCCCGACGGACCGCGTGCTCGCCGTCTTCGACGCCTACCTCGACCACGCGAACGCCGGGTACGAGCACGGGTTCCGCGGCTGCGGACTGCTCAACGCCGCCGCCGAGCTGCCCGTGGGCGCGCCGGGGCGCGACGCCGTGCGCCGGCACAAGGAGGAGGTCGAGGCCCTGCTCGCGGAGCACCTGCGGGCGCAGCTCGCCGGGACCGGCGAGGGCGCCCGCCGCGGCGCGGACCCCACGGCCGACGCGCGCGTCGCCGCCGAGGCCCAGGCGCTCGCCGAGCACCTGGCGTTCCTCCTGGAGGGCGCGACCAGCCGCGCCGGGCTCGAGGGGGGCCCCGCCCGGATCGTCCGCGCCCGGGACCTCGCCCGCGACCTCCTGGCCGCCCGGTGA
- a CDS encoding DMT family transporter — translation MRHARGVGVAAIVVASVLWGTTGTAATFAPEVGPLAIGAVALGIGGLLQAAVAVPALRAARPALAEHRRTVVVGAVSVAVYPLAFYSSMHLAGVAVGTVVSLASAPLFSGLLERWVDGRRLSRWWVLAAALGVVGSAALASGRVEADAAAGGTVAGVLLGLVAGVTYATYSWSVHGLMRCGVSRGASMGAVFGGGGLLLVPLLVVTGAPLVATPGAFAVGAYMALVPMFAGYVLFGVGLSRVPASTATTVTLLEPAVAALLAVVVVGERLAWWGWAGLGVLAVSLLVLALAPTTTPLPPVAAGAGRVPPTGVPCSAHVQDPDLRW, via the coding sequence GTGAGGCACGCCCGCGGCGTCGGGGTCGCGGCGATCGTGGTCGCCTCCGTCCTGTGGGGCACCACGGGCACCGCCGCGACGTTCGCGCCGGAGGTCGGGCCGCTCGCGATCGGCGCCGTCGCGCTCGGGATCGGGGGTCTGCTCCAGGCGGCCGTCGCGGTGCCCGCCCTGCGGGCCGCCCGTCCCGCCCTGGCCGAGCACCGGCGGACCGTCGTCGTCGGCGCCGTGTCCGTCGCGGTGTACCCCCTGGCGTTCTACTCCTCGATGCACCTCGCGGGCGTCGCCGTCGGCACGGTCGTCTCCCTGGCCTCCGCGCCGCTGTTCTCCGGCCTGCTGGAACGCTGGGTCGACGGGCGCCGCCTGAGCCGGTGGTGGGTGCTGGCCGCGGCTCTCGGCGTCGTGGGCAGCGCCGCGCTCGCCTCCGGCCGTGTCGAGGCCGACGCCGCGGCGGGCGGCACCGTCGCCGGAGTCCTGCTCGGCCTCGTCGCGGGCGTCACCTACGCCACGTACTCGTGGTCCGTGCACGGGCTGATGCGGTGCGGCGTGAGCCGGGGCGCGTCGATGGGCGCCGTGTTCGGCGGTGGCGGTCTGCTGCTCGTGCCCCTCCTGGTCGTCACCGGGGCGCCCCTGGTGGCGACGCCCGGCGCGTTCGCCGTCGGCGCCTACATGGCGCTCGTGCCGATGTTCGCCGGCTACGTGCTGTTCGGTGTCGGCCTGTCGCGGGTGCCCGCCAGCACCGCCACCACCGTCACGTTGCTGGAGCCCGCGGTCGCCGCGCTCCTGGCGGTCGTCGTCGTGGGCGAGCGCCTGGCCTGGTGGGGCTGGGCGGGGCTCGGCGTCCTGGCCGTCTCCCTGCTCGTCCTCGCGCTCGCGCCGACCACGACGCCCCTGCCCCCGGTGGCCGCCGGTGCGGGCAGGGTTCCGCCCACGGGCGTACCGTGTTCAGCGCACGTCCAGGATCCAGACCTAAGGTGGTGA
- a CDS encoding sugar phosphate isomerase/epimerase family protein: MAVPTIPVTLSTASVYPRRAPFAFEVAAQIGYDGIEVMVWSDPVTQDPAALARLAVDTGMPIRSIHAPTLLVSQRVWGRSPAEKLARTVDMAGELGARTVVVHPPFRWQYRYARGFEEQVRELNAAGEVTVAVENMYPWRPHSRLDRELKAYLPGWDPSEHGYDSVTLDLSHAAIAQQDGLELLDEFGDRLRHVHLADGTFNARDEHLVPGRGDMHCDKVLTELARRGFTGDVVLEISTRKARDAHERHADLEAGLEFARAYTSPVPVPYSPPPPEHRHRPADAW; encoded by the coding sequence ATGGCCGTCCCGACGATCCCCGTGACCCTGTCCACCGCGTCGGTGTACCCGCGCCGGGCGCCGTTCGCGTTCGAGGTCGCGGCACAGATCGGGTACGACGGCATCGAGGTCATGGTGTGGTCCGACCCCGTGACGCAGGACCCCGCGGCCCTCGCCCGGCTGGCCGTCGACACCGGCATGCCGATCCGGTCGATCCACGCGCCCACGTTGCTCGTCAGCCAGCGCGTGTGGGGCCGCTCCCCGGCCGAGAAGCTGGCCCGCACCGTCGACATGGCCGGCGAGCTCGGTGCCCGCACCGTCGTCGTGCACCCGCCGTTCCGCTGGCAGTACCGGTACGCCCGCGGCTTCGAGGAGCAGGTGCGCGAGCTCAACGCCGCCGGAGAGGTCACGGTCGCGGTGGAGAACATGTACCCGTGGCGCCCCCACTCCCGCCTCGACCGGGAGCTCAAGGCGTACCTGCCAGGCTGGGACCCGTCCGAGCACGGCTACGACTCCGTGACCCTCGACCTGTCCCACGCCGCCATCGCGCAGCAGGACGGCCTGGAGCTCCTCGACGAGTTCGGTGACCGCCTGCGCCACGTCCACCTCGCCGACGGCACCTTCAACGCCCGCGACGAGCACCTGGTGCCGGGCCGCGGCGACATGCACTGCGACAAGGTCCTCACCGAGCTCGCGCGCCGCGGCTTCACCGGTGACGTCGTGCTGGAGATCTCCACCCGCAAGGCGCGGGACGCCCACGAGCGGCACGCCGACCTCGAGGCGGGCCTGGAGTTCGCGCGGGCCTACACCTCGCCCGTGCCCGTCCCGTACTCGCCGCCGCCGCCCGAGCACCGCCACCGGCCCGCCGACGCCTGGTGA
- a CDS encoding DinB family protein, translating to MPLSDVEPRLDSADATAQVVAYLDYYRAAVARKIDGLSDDQLRRSVLPSGWTPLELLCHLVHMERRWFRWGFLGEPVEDPWGDHADGDPDGPWQVPPGTTRDDLLAALHDGGARTRQVLTAHAPHERGALGGRFTADPPTLTWICFHVLQEYARHAGHLDVVRELVDGGLGE from the coding sequence GTGCCGCTCTCCGACGTCGAACCCCGCCTGGACTCCGCCGACGCGACCGCGCAGGTCGTCGCCTACCTCGACTACTACCGTGCCGCCGTCGCTCGCAAGATCGACGGGCTGAGCGACGACCAGCTCCGTCGCAGCGTGCTGCCGTCGGGATGGACGCCGCTGGAGCTGCTGTGCCACCTCGTCCACATGGAGCGGCGCTGGTTCCGGTGGGGCTTCCTGGGCGAGCCCGTCGAGGACCCGTGGGGCGACCACGCCGACGGCGACCCCGACGGCCCCTGGCAGGTCCCGCCCGGTACCACGCGGGACGACCTCCTGGCCGCGCTGCACGACGGCGGCGCGCGCACGCGCCAGGTGCTGACCGCTCACGCACCGCACGAGCGCGGGGCGCTGGGCGGCCGGTTCACCGCCGACCCGCCGACGCTCACGTGGATCTGCTTCCACGTCCTGCAGGAGTACGCCCGGCACGCCGGGCACCTCGACGTGGTCCGCGAGCTCGTGGACGGCGGCCTCGGAGAGTAG
- a CDS encoding TetR/AcrR family transcriptional regulator gives MPKIIGNSLHEHRQMTRHKLFTALSTLMAERGFDTITLADIAQAAGVGRTAVYNHFSDKESLLLGFITHETEQYALTLERSLAEVDEPIDQLRTYIRQQAQLTRVFHLAPGPDLRTVLSRSTLARLREHAVVVESILKRILHDGIETGAFPPQDIDPTVQLVNACLSGRLIPEEPQARERAIRAAETFVLRAVGARPTVAA, from the coding sequence ATGCCCAAGATCATCGGCAACAGCCTCCACGAGCACCGCCAGATGACCCGGCACAAGCTGTTCACCGCGTTGTCCACGCTCATGGCGGAGCGTGGTTTCGACACGATCACGCTGGCCGACATCGCCCAGGCGGCAGGAGTGGGACGCACCGCCGTCTACAACCACTTCTCCGACAAGGAGTCGCTGCTGCTCGGCTTCATCACGCACGAGACCGAGCAGTACGCGCTCACCCTCGAACGTTCGCTGGCCGAGGTCGACGAGCCGATCGACCAGCTGCGCACCTACATCCGCCAGCAGGCCCAGCTCACGCGCGTGTTCCACCTCGCTCCCGGCCCCGACCTGCGGACCGTGCTGTCCCGCTCCACCCTGGCCCGGCTGCGGGAGCACGCCGTCGTCGTGGAGTCGATCCTCAAGCGGATCCTGCACGACGGCATCGAGACGGGCGCGTTCCCGCCGCAGGACATCGACCCGACCGTCCAGCTCGTCAACGCGTGCCTGTCGGGTCGCCTCATCCCCGAGGAGCCGCAGGCCCGCGAGCGCGCCATCCGCGCCGCGGAGACGTTCGTGCTGCGCGCCGTGGGGGCCCGCCCGACCGTCGCGGCCTGA
- a CDS encoding DinB family protein, which translates to MTDTTPPADGIVPDTKDWTWVVERPCPECGFDPAAVDPLAVGDTVRATLPRWREALGREDARERPAPAVWSPLEYGAHVRDVLTLFDRRLHLMLTDDRAAFDDWDQDAAALEGRYAEAEPATVATDLTTAGDRIADRFDTVRPDDLERTGVRSNGSRFTVRTFGRYLLHDVDHHLHDVEA; encoded by the coding sequence GTGACGGACACCACCCCGCCGGCGGACGGCATCGTCCCCGACACCAAGGACTGGACCTGGGTCGTCGAGCGGCCGTGCCCCGAGTGCGGGTTCGACCCCGCCGCCGTGGACCCCCTCGCTGTCGGCGACACCGTCCGCGCGACCCTGCCCCGCTGGCGCGAGGCCCTCGGCCGCGAGGACGCCCGCGAGCGTCCCGCCCCCGCGGTCTGGTCCCCGCTGGAGTACGGCGCGCACGTCCGGGACGTGCTCACCCTGTTCGACCGGCGCCTGCACCTCATGCTCACCGACGACCGCGCCGCGTTCGACGACTGGGACCAGGACGCCGCCGCGCTGGAGGGCCGGTACGCCGAGGCCGAGCCCGCGACCGTCGCGACCGACCTCACCACCGCCGGCGACCGGATCGCCGACCGCTTCGACACCGTGCGCCCGGACGACCTGGAGCGCACCGGCGTGCGGTCCAACGGGTCCCGCTTCACCGTGCGGACCTTCGGCCGCTACCTCCTGCACGACGTCGACCACCACCTCCACGACGTCGAGGCCTGA
- a CDS encoding pirin family protein, translating to MSNLETRPTEQVCAVGEPVADVEVLEARDVPLGGPRAMTVRRTIPQRRRSLVGAWCFSDHYGPDDVSGTAGMQVPPHPHIGLQTVSWLFAGEILHRDSVGSRQVVLPGELNLMTAGRGISHSEETPAPQPGRDRPGVLHGVQLWTVLPADARDGAPHFEHHGDLPVATADGARVQVFLGSLIVGGTTLRSPARTYTPLVGAQLDLEPGARVVLDVEPGFEHGLLVDTGDVTLEGVPVPPATLGYVAPGRAALVVVAGDAPVRAILLGGEPFTEDVVMWWNFVARDHDEIVAARHAWAAQVDERDDGATGYAPGAEDRRFGRVEGYATGPLRAPVLPDVRLRPRSRP from the coding sequence ATGAGCAACCTCGAGACCCGGCCCACCGAGCAGGTGTGCGCCGTCGGGGAACCCGTGGCCGACGTCGAGGTGCTGGAGGCCCGGGACGTGCCGCTGGGCGGCCCGCGCGCCATGACGGTGCGACGCACCATCCCGCAGCGCCGTCGCTCGCTCGTGGGCGCCTGGTGCTTCAGCGACCACTACGGGCCCGACGACGTGAGCGGCACCGCCGGCATGCAGGTGCCCCCGCACCCGCACATCGGCCTGCAGACGGTGAGCTGGCTGTTCGCCGGGGAGATCCTGCACCGCGACTCCGTGGGGTCCCGGCAGGTGGTGCTGCCGGGCGAGCTCAACCTCATGACGGCCGGCCGCGGCATCTCCCACTCCGAGGAGACCCCCGCGCCCCAGCCCGGACGCGACCGCCCGGGGGTGCTGCACGGCGTCCAGCTGTGGACGGTGCTGCCCGCCGACGCCCGTGACGGCGCGCCGCACTTCGAGCACCACGGCGACCTGCCCGTCGCGACCGCCGACGGTGCCCGGGTGCAGGTGTTCCTGGGGAGCCTCATCGTCGGCGGGACGACGCTGCGCTCCCCGGCGCGCACGTACACGCCGCTCGTCGGCGCCCAGCTCGACCTGGAGCCCGGCGCCCGGGTCGTGCTCGACGTCGAGCCCGGGTTCGAGCACGGGCTGCTCGTCGACACCGGCGACGTCACCCTGGAGGGCGTCCCCGTGCCGCCCGCGACGCTCGGCTACGTGGCACCCGGCCGTGCGGCGCTGGTCGTCGTCGCGGGGGACGCGCCGGTGCGCGCGATCCTGCTGGGCGGGGAGCCGTTCACCGAGGACGTCGTCATGTGGTGGAACTTCGTGGCGCGCGACCACGACGAGATCGTCGCGGCGCGCCACGCGTGGGCGGCGCAGGTGGACGAGCGCGACGACGGTGCCACCGGCTACGCGCCGGGCGCGGAGGACCGCCGGTTCGGCCGGGTGGAGGGGTACGCGACGGGGCCCCTGCGGGCGCCCGTCCTGCCCGACGTGCGGCTGCGGCCCCGCTCCCGCCCCTGA
- a CDS encoding zinc-dependent metalloprotease family protein → MSLRTGIVAAAVGALLMVDVGAAAAAPDLRGPHVDEPVSWQSKVDSTRQVRSADARYRAQATATGTSKRVHTVQVVVATPKGMTKSQVARYLRTSDVDRLVDGVARYWREQSANRITFVRTGAVERIDTGDGACRTQKQIIKQVKRGGAKHYGKGWYTSSTRGPDRRAHLVVLYPYRSGDYPGGGRFGSTCDGTVGLGSIPSSTGRNSPGGWTFVLAGGPNGASVGSRWSHEQYRRGIATLAHEVGHNMGLEHSGVGWCDGVRDGGFRSGSCGAAEGLDPLDLMGADFAARGVPALSGAQRHRLGVLPASERQWVGKSGGNRTVYLTARDRDTKRPTLVRVRDPRSGETYSIELRRKDPDVSYPYARIPYRASRDYTVRYGVTVSRVAGSRSTWAYPGEHLIVPMGRSSARRSSMWEGQTFTTRTGGVKITVKNVSAGQRTAKLRITFP, encoded by the coding sequence ATGTCGTTGCGTACGGGAATCGTGGCCGCCGCCGTCGGCGCCCTGCTCATGGTGGACGTCGGGGCGGCGGCAGCCGCGCCCGACCTCCGGGGACCCCACGTGGACGAACCGGTGTCCTGGCAGTCGAAGGTCGACTCGACGCGCCAGGTCCGCTCCGCGGACGCCCGCTACCGCGCCCAGGCCACGGCCACCGGCACGAGCAAGCGCGTCCACACCGTGCAGGTCGTCGTCGCCACCCCGAAGGGCATGACGAAGTCCCAGGTCGCCCGGTACCTGCGCACGTCCGACGTCGACCGGCTCGTCGACGGCGTCGCGAGGTACTGGCGTGAGCAGTCGGCCAACCGCATCACGTTCGTGCGCACCGGCGCCGTCGAGCGGATCGACACCGGCGACGGCGCCTGCCGCACGCAGAAGCAGATCATCAAGCAGGTCAAGCGCGGCGGCGCGAAGCACTACGGCAAGGGCTGGTACACGTCGTCGACGCGCGGGCCGGACCGGCGCGCGCACCTCGTGGTGCTGTACCCGTACCGGTCGGGCGACTACCCGGGCGGCGGCCGGTTCGGCTCGACGTGCGACGGCACCGTCGGGCTCGGGTCGATCCCGTCGTCCACCGGCCGCAACTCCCCCGGCGGGTGGACGTTCGTGCTGGCGGGCGGCCCCAACGGCGCATCCGTCGGCAGCCGGTGGTCGCACGAGCAGTACCGGCGCGGCATCGCGACCCTGGCGCACGAGGTCGGTCACAACATGGGTCTGGAGCACTCCGGGGTCGGCTGGTGCGACGGCGTCAGGGACGGCGGCTTCCGCAGCGGCTCCTGCGGCGCCGCCGAGGGCCTGGACCCGCTGGACCTCATGGGCGCCGACTTCGCCGCCCGCGGCGTGCCCGCCCTGTCCGGCGCGCAGCGGCACCGCCTCGGCGTGCTGCCCGCGAGCGAGCGGCAGTGGGTCGGGAAGTCCGGCGGCAACCGGACGGTCTACCTGACGGCCCGCGACCGGGACACGAAGCGCCCCACGCTCGTGCGCGTGCGCGACCCCCGCAGCGGCGAGACGTACAGCATCGAGCTGCGGCGCAAGGACCCGGACGTCAGCTACCCGTACGCACGCATCCCCTACCGGGCGAGCCGCGACTACACCGTCCGCTACGGCGTGACCGTGAGCCGGGTCGCCGGCAGCCGGTCCACGTGGGCGTACCCCGGCGAGCACCTGATCGTGCCGATGGGGAGGTCGTCCGCACGCCGCTCCTCCATGTGGGAGGGGCAGACGTTCACCACCCGCACGGGCGGCGTGAAGATCACCGTGAAGAACGTGTCGGCCGGCCAGCGGACGGCGAAGCTGCGCATCACGTTCCCCTGA
- a CDS encoding GmrSD restriction endonuclease domain-containing protein — MPASSHPLVRAARRRSASVVGAVLLVLLAGSGCAAPGAVGTAGPASSSASTSPASSGPDDAPTAGTARAALDDLAVKGRAPKTGYDRDEFGPAWADVDHNGCDTRNDILARDLAGETFKDGTHDCVVLTGTLDDPYTATRIEFRRGQTTSTAVQIDHVVALSDAWQKGAQQLDAEDRALLANDPLNLLAVDGPTNGAKGDKDAATWLPPYKGVRCAYVARQIAVKQVYDLWVTPAEHDAMARVLSTCPDEPLPTDDTDLRVEPTSGATDDAESAEEQEPTDDATATTDAGVSYDNCTAVREAGAAPIRTGDPGYGRHLDRDGDGVACE, encoded by the coding sequence TTGCCCGCATCGTCCCACCCGCTCGTCCGCGCCGCCCGTCGGCGCTCCGCGTCCGTCGTCGGCGCCGTCCTGCTGGTCCTGCTCGCCGGCTCCGGCTGCGCCGCGCCCGGCGCCGTCGGGACGGCCGGTCCCGCCTCCTCGAGCGCGTCGACCTCGCCCGCGTCGAGCGGCCCCGACGACGCCCCGACCGCCGGCACCGCGCGGGCCGCGCTCGACGACCTCGCCGTCAAGGGCCGCGCCCCGAAGACGGGCTACGACCGCGACGAGTTCGGTCCCGCCTGGGCCGACGTCGACCACAACGGCTGCGACACCCGCAACGACATCCTCGCCCGCGACCTCGCCGGCGAGACCTTCAAGGACGGCACGCACGACTGCGTCGTGCTCACCGGCACCCTCGACGACCCCTACACCGCCACCCGCATCGAGTTCCGGCGCGGGCAGACCACGTCCACCGCCGTGCAGATCGACCACGTCGTCGCGCTGTCCGACGCCTGGCAGAAGGGCGCGCAGCAGCTCGACGCCGAGGACCGGGCCCTGCTCGCCAACGACCCGCTGAACCTGCTGGCCGTCGACGGACCCACCAACGGCGCCAAGGGCGACAAGGACGCCGCGACGTGGCTGCCGCCGTACAAGGGGGTCCGCTGCGCGTACGTCGCCCGGCAAATCGCCGTCAAGCAGGTCTACGACCTGTGGGTGACGCCGGCCGAGCACGACGCCATGGCCCGCGTGCTGTCCACCTGCCCGGACGAGCCGCTGCCCACCGACGACACGGACCTGCGCGTCGAGCCGACCTCCGGGGCGACGGACGACGCCGAGTCCGCCGAGGAGCAGGAGCCCACCGACGACGCGACCGCCACGACCGATGCCGGCGTCAGCTACGACAACTGCACCGCGGTCCGCGAGGCCGGCGCCGCCCCGATCCGCACCGGGGACCCGGGGTACGGCCGCCACCTCGACCGCGACGGCGACGGCGTCGCCTGCGAGTAG
- the dcd gene encoding dCTP deaminase yields MLLSDRDIRAEIDAARVVLDPYDPTMIQPSSIDVRLDRYFRLFDNHRYPYIDPSQEQPELTRLVEVDAGEPLVLHPGEFVLGSTYEAVTLPDDVAARLEGKSSLGRLGLLTHSTAGFIDPGFSGHVTLELSNVATLPITLWPGMKIGQLCFFRLSSPAEHPYGSDAYGSRYQGQRGPTASRSWQSFHRTDV; encoded by the coding sequence GTGCTGCTCTCCGACCGCGACATCCGAGCCGAGATCGACGCCGCGCGGGTGGTGCTCGACCCGTACGACCCGACGATGATCCAGCCGTCGAGCATCGACGTGCGCCTCGACAGGTACTTCCGGCTGTTCGACAACCACCGGTACCCGTACATCGACCCGTCGCAGGAGCAGCCGGAGCTGACCCGCCTCGTCGAGGTCGACGCGGGCGAGCCGCTGGTGCTGCACCCGGGGGAGTTCGTCCTCGGGTCGACGTACGAGGCGGTGACGCTGCCCGACGACGTCGCGGCACGCCTGGAGGGCAAGTCGAGCCTGGGCCGCCTCGGCCTGCTGACCCACTCGACGGCGGGGTTCATCGACCCGGGGTTCTCGGGCCACGTGACGCTCGAGCTGAGCAACGTCGCGACGCTGCCCATCACGCTGTGGCCGGGCATGAAGATCGGCCAGCTCTGCTTCTTCCGGCTGTCGTCGCCGGCGGAGCACCCGTACGGCTCGGACGCTTACGGGTCGCGCTACCAGGGGCAGCGCGGCCCGACGGCGAGCCGGTCCTGGCAGTCGTTCCACCGCACCGACGTATGA
- a CDS encoding methylated-DNA--[protein]-cysteine S-methyltransferase has translation MTAATTLDTADGPFTIVADDGVVLASGWTDDVAGLVALVHPGLRPEGVEPVGPDDARVAAPVAAVRAYYAGDHDAVGRVPVRQRSGQFREHAWDVLRDVAPGDPVTYTEYAARAGRPAAVRAAAGACAQNAAALFVPCHRVLRSDGTLGGFRYGLAVKESLLARERTA, from the coding sequence ATGACCGCCGCCACGACCCTCGACACCGCCGACGGACCGTTCACGATCGTCGCCGACGACGGCGTCGTCCTCGCTTCAGGCTGGACCGACGACGTCGCGGGGCTCGTCGCGCTCGTCCACCCCGGGCTGCGTCCCGAGGGCGTGGAGCCCGTGGGACCCGACGACGCCCGGGTCGCCGCGCCCGTCGCCGCGGTGCGCGCCTACTACGCGGGCGACCACGACGCCGTCGGACGGGTGCCGGTGCGGCAGCGGTCCGGCCAGTTCCGCGAGCACGCCTGGGACGTGCTGCGCGACGTCGCGCCCGGCGACCCGGTGACGTACACCGAGTACGCGGCGCGAGCGGGACGGCCCGCGGCCGTGCGCGCCGCCGCCGGGGCGTGCGCCCAGAACGCGGCCGCGCTGTTCGTGCCGTGCCACCGGGTGCTGCGCTCGGACGGCACCCTCGGCGGGTTCCGCTACGGGCTGGCCGTCAAGGAGTCGCTGCTCGCCCGCGAGCGCACCGCCTGA